The Polynucleobacter necessarius genome has a window encoding:
- a CDS encoding translational machinery protein yields the protein MSFNHSVIWIDHQEAHVIYFNPAASESEVIKTRSTHKNVHHKSGSVSGARAEPDQHYLHEVIQAVMESKEILIVGPGSAKLDLMKHAAKHDHTIAEKVVGIETVDHPTNGQLLAYAKKYFAKVDALKGDTVITG from the coding sequence ATGTCATTTAATCACTCAGTAATTTGGATAGATCATCAAGAGGCGCACGTTATTTACTTCAACCCCGCTGCTAGTGAGAGCGAAGTCATTAAGACTAGATCTACTCATAAGAATGTTCATCACAAAAGTGGCTCTGTCAGTGGCGCACGTGCTGAACCAGATCAGCATTACTTACATGAAGTGATTCAAGCGGTGATGGAATCTAAAGAGATTTTGATTGTGGGCCCTGGCTCTGCAAAATTGGATTTGATGAAGCATGCCGCTAAACACGATCACACTATTGCTGAAAAGGTAGTTGGTATTGAAACCGTAGATCATCCTACCAATGGGCAATTATTGGCTTACGCTAAAAAGTACTTTGCCAAAGTAGATGCTCTAAAAGGCGATACCGTTATTACTGGTTGA
- a CDS encoding DUF1488 family protein, translating into MKLEFIGPASLLENGNVAFPALLDAKPMQCIFSFEALQDLDSDGVEKDSLRLFQNHQLKLLSIAENKILAGHAVDDAVHVFSHDLVLD; encoded by the coding sequence ATGAAGCTTGAGTTTATTGGCCCTGCCAGCCTATTAGAGAATGGTAATGTGGCATTTCCGGCATTACTTGATGCTAAGCCAATGCAGTGTATTTTTAGCTTTGAAGCGCTGCAAGATTTGGATTCAGATGGAGTCGAAAAGGATTCTTTGCGTTTATTCCAGAATCATCAGCTAAAGCTCTTATCGATTGCGGAAAATAAAATTCTAGCCGGTCATGCAGTAGATGACGCAGTACATGTGTTTAGTCATGACTTAGTTCTAGATTAA